The sequence CTCGTCGGAGCACTCCGCGCCCAGGCCCGCACCGCTCTCGACCACCACTTCGTGCTTCTTGCCGACGAGGCGTTTCACGCTCTCCGTCACGAGCGCGACCCGCCTTTCGCCCGGCACCGTTTCACGGGGAATGGCGATGATCATGCCGGGCAGCATAGGCCATCACGCCCGGTGACTTCGCTCCGGACCCGGGGTGTACTTCCCGAGTCGTACGGCAATCACCCTCCGGTACGAGGGATTCGTCCTGGAGTCCCCAGGACGGCTACTTCGCCTTCTTCGCGCGGCGCTCGGCGACCCAGGCCTTGGCGTCCTCCTCGGTGGCCACCATGGCGAACTCGGTGTCGGCCTTGCGCCCCATCAGCTCTCCGGCGCGGATCATCATGTTGACCATGGTCCGCATGGCGAAGCTGGAGCCGAACATCACCGAGCCCGCGTAGGGCATCATTTCCGGCTTCTCACCCAAGAGCTTGCGCACGTCCGCGGACATGCCCGTGCCCTGCCGCGAGTCGGAGATGAGGTAGAGCGTGGGGTGGAGCTTCTTCAGCTCGTTGGCGATGGCGTTCGACTCCTCCAGCAGCTTCATGTCGTAGACGCCCACGGTGACGAGCCGCAGCGTGTCGGGCTCCTCGAACCACATCTTGTGAGGGCCCAACGTCCAGATGGCTCCCATGACTTCAGTTCCTCCGTGAATCCAGAAAGGGGTGGGGTTCAGGACGCCGGCTTCGCGCGGGCGGCCTCGCGCTGCTGGAGGACCCAGGCCTTCGCCCCGGCCTCGTCGGCCACCACGGCGAAGGCATGGGACGTCGTGTTGCGGCCCAGCAGCTCTCCGGCGCGGACCATCATGTTGACCATGGTGCGCACCGCGAAGTTGAGGCCGTACGTCACCGTGCCCGAGTAGGGCAGCAGCTCCGGCTTGTCCACGAGGAGCTTGCGCGCCTCGGCGGACATGCCCGTCGACCGGCTCATGTCCGAGATGAGGTAGAGCGTGGGGTGCGTCTTCTTCAGCTCGAAGGCGAGCGCGTTCGACTCCTCCATCAGCTTCTGGTCGTACACGCCCACGGTGGCGAGGCGCACGGTGTCCGGCTCCTCGAACCACATCTTGTGAGGACCCAGCGTCCAGATGACGCTCATGGCGTTGCTCCTTGTCCGTGCTGTGGGAAGACGTCAGCGCTGCGTGCCGGACGCGCCGGTGCTGCCCTTGCGCAGGTGCAGGAAGCAGTCGCGCAGGCCTTCCTTCAGGCTGCTGAGCGTCTTCACCTCGCGCAGGTCCACGCCAATCTGGACCAGCGTCTGGGCGATGAGCGGGCTGATGCCCGTCACCACGCAGTACGCGCCCAGCAGCCGCGCGGCGTTCACCATCTTGATGAAGTGGTTGGCCGTCATCGTGTCCACCACCTCCACGCCGGTGATGTCGATGATGACGCAGCGGGCCTTCACCTGGACGATGCGGTGCAACAGCCGCTCGGTCATCTCCACCGAGCGCTGCGTGTCCACCACGCCGACAATCGGCAGCGTGAGGATGTCCTCCCACAGCTCGATGATGGGCGTGGACAAGTCACGGATGGCCTCGCGCTGGCGGTCAATCGTGCTGAGCTTCTCCTCCAGCTCGCGGTGGCTCGTGGCCAGCCGGTTGAGCGCCTCTTCGTGGTCCTTGCGCGTGGTGGCCAGCTCGCGCACGAAGACATTGAGCGTCTCCTCCAGCGCGGCCAATTCGTCCATCTCGTGGATGGGGATGGTGGTGCGCTCGGGGGAGAACTCGCCCACGGAAATCATCGACAGCACGTCGATGATGCGGCCGATGCGCTCGGGGCTGACGGAGAGATGGTCTTGCTTGGGCAGGGCACTCATAGGGGGTGTGGCGCTCCTCTTCGTCAGACGGAGGTCTTCGGCAGGGGTGTGGACGACAGGCCGAGCATCTCGTCGGCCAGGGCAAGGGAGGCCTCGCGCTCGGCGTCGGCGCCGCTCCCGCCCACCACCTCGACGCCGAGCAGCGCCAGGCCTTCCTCCAGGCCCAGCGCCGTCTCCACGCCCTCGAGCTGGATGCCCATGCTCTGCAGGGTGAGCGCCACGTCCGCGCCCATGCCGCACAGCACGGTGCGCGTGCCCATCAGCCGCGCCGAGGCGGCCAGCCGCGCGAGCACCGCGCACAGGTGGCTGTCCACCAGCCACAGGCCGGAGATGTCCACCACCATGCCGCGCGCGCCGATGCGCTGGATGTCGCGCAGCACGTCCGAGCACAGCTGCGCGGCCTGGGCGTCGGTGATGTCGCCCTGCAGCGGGACGATGAGGTTGCCCCAGAGGGGAATGATGGGGATGCGGGACAACTCACGGTCGGGGCGCGGGGCCCCGGGGAAGTCAGGCTGGCTCATCAGTCTCAGTTCTCCACGTCCGCCACCATCACGGTGGCGTCGTCCGAAGGGCGGGCATAGCGCTCCATGAGCAGCATGCAGGCCTCGTTGGGTGGAAGCTTCCGGGCGGTCTCCAGGTCCAACCGGAAGCTCAGCCCGTCACTGAAGAGGACGAGCCGGTCTCCCGGCGCGAGCACCGCCGAGACGGTGCGAAGCGAGCGCATGGACTGCCCGAGGATTCCAGGGGTGGGCACCACCGGCACCCGCGTGCCGCGCGCACGCAATTCCACGTTGCCAACACCCCCACACTGGAGCGTCTTCCCGTCGAACAGGCCCATCATGATGGCCGCGCCCCGGCCGTTGCGCAGGGCCGCGTGCACCGCGTCCATCAGGGGCTCCACGCCCCCGTCCAGCGGCATGCGCTCCAGGCAGCGGCGCGCCTCGGCGGCGACCTCCGCCGCGGCGGTGCCGTGGCCCAGCGCGTCCACCACCACCAGCAGCGTATGGGAGCCCTCGGTCCGCACCAGCGCCATGTCGCCGTTGCGCACCTCGCCCAGCTTGGGGCGGGACTGGTGCGCGACGGAAAGCCTCACAGCCACACCTCGAAGTCCACCTGTGTGCCGGACGGGCCGGTGCGCACGTCGAACCGGTCCGCCAGCCGCTTCACGCCGAGGATGCCCAGGCCCATGCCCGTCTTGCTGCGGTAGTTGCCGGACAGCACGCGCTCCAACTCCGGAATGCCGCGGCCCTGGTCTTCCGCGCGCACGCGCAACAGGCGGCGCGGCGTCTGCTCGGGGGTGAGCTGGATGGTGCCTCCGCCGGCATAGGCAATCTGGTTGCGCGCCAATTCACTCACCGCCGTGGCCACCTTCTGGCACTCGTAGCCGCGGCCGCCCATGGCCTCGCACATCATCCGCGCCGCGAGCCGCGCGTGGCTGGCGTCCGCTTCCGTGCGCACCAGGTACGTCGTGGCGCGGACCTCGGGGCCGGTGGAGGCGCGCGCGGCGGGCGCGGCGCCGGCGGGAGTGCCGCTCGGCGGGGTGACGGACGGCTTCGGCGCGGCGGGCGCGGCGGCCGTGGGGAACAGCGCGGCCACCGTGGTGGGCGTGGTGGGCGTGGTGAGTGTGCGCAGCTGCGCGGCGAGCTGCGGCCTGCGGGCGGGGTCCACGAAGTGGCGCGTCGCCGGCTCCAGCGCCTCGATGACGCGAGGCAGCTCCGCGGAGCCCACGGACTCCGCCGACAGCCGCAGCGGCTCCAGCGTCCCGCGCAGCACCAGCCGCGCGGCCGTTTCGGACATGAACTGCTGCAGCACCCGCAACAGCTCGGTACACATCGAGCCCCGGCTCACCGGTGCCTCCTGTTCTCCAGAATCACGCGCTTGCGGGCGACCACCTCCAGGCCGCCGCCCTCGCGGTTGGATACGTGGACCCCATCCGTCAGCCGCATCACCGCCGCGCCGCCCTCGCCCAGGCTCTCGCCCGGCAGCGGCCCGGGACGTCCCTCGCCACGGCCCATGAAGAGGCGCGACGGGTCCGTCATGCCGGGCCCCCTGTCCCTGGAGCGGATGAAGAGGTAGTCCCCCTCGCACCACAGCTCCACCGTGCCGCCCGCGCCGGCGTGACGCACCAGGTTGGTGGCGAGCTCACTCACCACCACCGCCACCTCCGCGCTGGCCGGGGCCGTCAGCCCCACCTGCCGCGCGAACCTCCGCCCCAGCGCCGCCGCCACCGCCGCGTCCGACTTCAAACGGACCTCGACGGAGAGAGGCGTCTCAGAATCTGAGAATTGAGGAAGAAGGGCCGGCAAAAAGAATCATCCCGGGTGGAAAATTTCCGTAAATTAAGCACCCTCACGATGATTATGTAAAGTGGTGCACAGTGCACCCACTCCTTCGCACTTCCATTCCTTGGAAGCTCGGGCTAAAACCCACGAGTTTTGGGAATTGGAACCCGGCTTCACCGGATTCATCCGGGAAGCTCGTGGTTTTCAGCTCTACGGTGCGAGCCTGGCTGTCAGCTCCCGTGGAGATGCTGGACCTGGAGGTCCGGACCGACTGCGAGCGTGGTGCCCTGGGGCAATTCCACCCAACCCGCGTGGCGCTTCAAGTGACTGGCCACCACCACCGTGCGGCGGCGGCGGTGCGCGCCCACCGCGGGCAGCGTCTCCGGCGTGCCGGCGGTGAGGCCGCACCGCTCGCACTCCGCCGAGCCCTCCAGCCGCGTGTAGAAGAGCGGCGCCTCGCCGAAGCGGCACGCCACGAGGAGGGAGCCGTTGGTGGCCACGAGGTTGAGCGTGGAGGTGCGCGCGATGCCCGTGTCCGCGCTGGCCTTCGCCACCTCGCGCGCGGTGTCCGCGAGCAGGTGGCCCGCCAGCGCCGCCTCCAGCCGTGGATCATCCGTACGGCCCACGTCGCGCAGGTGGCGCAGGAAGAGGGCGAAGAGCACCTCGCTGTCGGTGCCGCCGCGCACCAGCCGCTGCAGGTGCTCCGGCAGCGAGGCCATCAGCCCCGCGCGCAGCCGCTCGAAGCCATGGACGCTGCCCTGGTGCGCGAAGAGCCAGCGGCGCGCCCGGAACGGCTGCGTGTTGTCCTCCAGCGAGAGCCCCAACGGCAGCCTGGCGCCATGGAACAGCAGCGCCTCGGATTCATGCGGGGGAGCGAGGGAGTCCAGCGTCGGCTCGCCGTCACCCGCGAAGCGCCGCAGCAGCACCTCGTCCTGGGCATACGCGCCGACCCCCACGGCGTTGGAGCGCTGCTCTCCCTGGAGGAGCACCTGGCTGGCGAGCCGGTGCAGCTCACAGTGCAGCAGGTTCGGGTCGGACGTCAGGGCGGCGAGGACGACGGACATGGATGAGGACCCCCTTCCCAGGGATAGATAATGACGCCAGCCTCCCCCCTCAAGCCAGCAGGCACGGCCCCTTGCCCCCTCGCTAAGTCCTTGAAATGGCTGGGATTTGCTTGACCTGAAACGTTGACACGCCGGGGAGAGAGGCCTAACCTCCCTGCCCTTCACCGACGGACCCGGGCTCGCACGCGGGTCTTCTCCGGAGACGGAATGGCGGACGAGATCGCAATCGGCATCGACCTGGGCACGTCGTATTCATGCGTGTCGGTGGTCCAGGACGGCCAGCCCATCGTCATCCCCAACGAGTGGGGCGAGACGACGCACGCCTCCTGCGTGTCCTTCCTCGAGGACGGCTCGGTGCTGGTGGGCAACGCGGCCAAGAAGAACATCATCACCAGCCCCGAGCAGACCGTCTATTCCGCGAAGCGGCTCATCGGCCGGTACTACTTCTCCGACGAGGTGAAGAAGGCGCAGGCGGTGATGCCGTACCGCATTGTCGAGGGCGACAACAACTCGGTGCGCATCGCGGTGGGGGCGCGGACGTACTCGCTGCCGGAAATCAGCGCGCTCGTCCTCAAGGAGATGAAGGCGGTGGCGGAGACGTACCTGGGACGTGAGGTGACGAAGGCCGTCATCACCGTGCCCGCGTACTTCAACGACAACCAGCGCCAGGCCACCAAGGACGCGGGCCGCATCGCCGGGCTGGAGGTGCTGCGCATCCTCAACGAGCCCACCGCGGCGGCGCTGGCATACGGCTTCGGCCGGGACGTGAATCAGCGCATCGTCGTCTACGACCTGGGCGGCGGCACGTTCGACGTTTCGATTCTGGAGATTGGCAAGGACGTCTTCGAGGTGCTGGCCACCGCGGGAGACACGTACCTGGGCGGCGACGACTTCGACGACCGCATCATGACGTGGCTGGCGGACGACTTCCTGGCGAAGACGCGGCTGGACGTGCGGCAGAACAAGTACTGCCTGCAGATGCTCAAGGAGGCCGCGGAGAAGGCGAAGATCGACGTGGGGCAGACGGGCCACGCGGAAATCCTCTGCCAGGGCATCTGCCAGGACGCGCAGGGCAACATCATGGACCTGCGTGGCACGCTCAACCAGGACCAGTTCAACCGGATGGTGATGGACCTGGTGCAGCGCACGTTCAAGGTCTGCGACGAGGCGCTGCAGAGCGCGCGCCTGACGGCGGCGGACATCGACGCGGTCATCCTGGTGGGCGGGCCCACGCGGCTGCCCATCATCCGCAACTCGGTGAAGCACTACTTCCAGAAGGACCCGCTGGAGGGCATCAACCCGGACCAGGTCGTGGCCATGGGCGCGGCGCTCCAGTCGCACGCGCTGTTGGACAGCAAGACGGAGACGTTCCTGGTGGACGTGACTCCGCTGACGCTGCGCATCGGCACGGTGGGCGGGTACACCGAGAAGATCATCGACAAGAACACGCCGGTCCCCATCGACCGCTCGAAGACCTTCACCACCAGCCGCGACGGGCAGGAGAAGGTGAAGATTCGCGTGTACCAGGGCGAGTCCAACCGCGCCGACGAGTGCGAGATGCTGGGCGAGTTCGAGTTCTCGGGCTTCCGCATCGGCTACCGCGGCGAGGTGAAGATTGAGGTCACCTTCGAGATCAACACGGACGGACTGGTGAACGTGTCCGCGTGTGACACCGAGACGGGCCAGAAGACGTCGACGACCATCACCCTGTCGTCCGGCATGACCGAGGCCGACATCCAGAGGTCCATCCAGTCGAACCGTGACACGCGGCTGGCGGGCCATAACAACAACGACCTGCCCGCCGTGGCCCAGTAAGGGGCCCCTGGACGCCGAAGATGTCCCAGCCTTCAGACCCCAGCACCGGCAAGCCGCCGGGAGCCCCGCCCGGGACGCCGGCGGCGCCCGCACGCCCCGCCATTCCCCGGGTGACGGCCACCGTCCCCACGGTTCCGTCCGCGCCCGCTCCGGGCGCGTCCCAGGCTCCCCAGGCTCCCCAGGCTCCAAGACCGCCGCCGGCGCCAGGCACCGCGCCCGCGTCACAGGCGCAGGGTGCACCGCCTCGGGCCCCTGGAGCGGCGACGCCCGGCGCTGCGCCCGTGGGACAGCGGCCGACGGTGAGTGGCGTTCCCACCGTGGGGGCTCCTGCAGCGCCCCAGCGCGCGGGTGTGCCGCCGGGTGTGGCGGGTGCTGCTCCCGCCGCGCCCCAGCGCGCGACCGTGGCTGGCATTCCCACCGTGGGCGCTCCTGCCTCGGGAGCTGCTCCGGCGGCTTCGCAGCGCCCCACCGTGACGGGGACTCCCGCCGTGGGGGCTCCCGCGGCTGGAGCACCTCAGCGCGCCACAGTCGCGGGTGGAGTCCCCAGCGTGGGCACGGCCGCGGCTGGAGCGGCCCCTGGGGCTGCTCAACGCACCACTGTCGCGGGTGGAGTCCCCGCCGTGGGCACGCCCGCTGCTGGAGCGGCTCAACGCGCTCCCGCCGCGGGCGTCCCCACCGTGGGCGCTCCCGGTGCGACCCCGCGGGCCACCGTCACCACCATCCCTCCTGCGGGCGCACAGGGCACCGTGCCTCCGTCCGCGCGTCCGACGGTGACGACACCGACGGTTGGAGGCGTGCCCCAGCAGCCCGGACGGCCGGGCGCTGATGCGAGCGGGCCTGCCCCGCGCGGTACGCCCTCGGCGCTGCCGTCCATCACGCCCACCGTGGCCGCTGCGTCCGGCCCCGCGCCTCGTGGGACTCCGGCGGGCTTGCCGTCCATCACTCCCACGGTGCCCGGCGTGCAGCCGCCTCCGCCGCCCGCCGCCGCGCAGCGCCCGCCCTCGGGCACAACGCCTGCCGTGCCGCCCGCTGGCGTGCGGCGTCCTCCCTCGGGCTCCGTGCCCTCCGTCGCGCCGGGAATCGCTCCTGTGGCCCCGAGCGCCGTGCCGGGAATCGCGCCGATGGCTCCGAGTGCCGTCGCGCCGGGAATCGCTCCGAGCGCCGTGCCGTCCGTCGCGCCAGCTGCCGGGGGCCCGACTCCGACTGCCTCGGCCGCGCGTCCTGCCCCGGGTACCGCTCCTTCCGTCGCGCCCGCGGTTCCGCGCGTCGCGCCGAGCACCGTGCCCACCGTTGCGCCGGGAGTCGCCCCCATCGCGCCAGTCGCCGGGGCCTCGGCTCCCGCGACCGCCACGCGCCCCGCATCTGGCACGGGCCCGGCCACGGCCCCCGGAGCCGCCGCGAGGCCTCCGCCCACCGTGCCCTCCGCCCCGGGCGCCGCCGCCGCCGTGCGTGCTCCCATCATCGGCGGAGGCGCGCCGCGTCCGCCGCCCACGCTCGCCGTGGGCCAGGTGGCTCCGCCCGTGGCTCCCTCCACGCAGCCCCAGACGCGTCCGGGCGCGCGCCCCACGGTCTCCCTTCCCGCCCTCGCGCCCGCGGGCTCCGCGCCGCGTCCTCCGCCTCCGCCCGCCGCGGCCGTCACGGTGCCCTCCGTGGCTCCGGCCGTCCCGGGCGTCGCGCCCGTCGCCGCGCGCGTGCCCGGCATCGCGCCCGTGGTTCCTCCCATCGCCCCCTCCGTGGCGCAGCGGGTGCCGCCTCCGCCTCCCGCCGCCGCGATGGCGCCTCCGCCTCCTCCGGGCGCCGCCAAGAGCCACGGCCTGGACGCGCAGCAGCTCACGGACCTGGCGTCGCGCTGCGCGAAGCTCGACCAGATGGACTACTTCGAGGTGCTCCTCATCGAGAAGAGCGCCTCGCCGGCCGACATCAAGAAGGCCTTCTACCGGGAGAGCCGCACCTACCACCCGGACCGCTTCTTCCACGTCGAGGACAAGGAGCTGAAGGAGCGCGTCCACGAGCTCTACAAGCGCGTCACCGAGGCCTACTACGTCCTGCGCGACGACACGAAGCGCAAGAAGTACCTCGTCGACGTGACGGGCTCCGAGCGCGCCCAGAAGCTGCGCTTCACCGACGCCTCCGAGGCGGAGACCAAGGCCGCCGCCAAGAAGGAGCAGGAGGAGCAGATCGGCACCCACCCCAAGGGGCGCCAGTTCTATGCGCAGGCCCAGAAGGACAGCGACGCCGGCAACCCCTCCGCCGCCGAGCGCAACCTCAAGATGGCCCTCACCTACGAGCCCTCCAACGCCCGCTACAAGGAACGGCTCGCCGAAGTGCAGAAGCAGCTCCAGGACGAAGCGAAGAACAAGGGCGACTCCTCGTTCAAGATCCGCTGACGGGCCCACTTCCAGGAGGGCACCATGGTCATCGACCTCATCATCCTCGGTCTGGTGCTCTTCTTCGCCCTCATCGGCGCCATCACCGGCGCCTCGCGACAGGTGGCGAACCTCGTGGGGCTCTCCGCGGCCTACTTTGCTTCCAGCCGCCTGGGCCCCGTCATCGGTCCGAGGCTGGCGGCCTCACTCGGCAGCCCGATTTTCCTCGGCATCATCGCGGGCTCCATCCTCGTCTTCATCGTGGTGTGGCTCGCGGTGCGCTACGCGCTGGGCGCGGTGCTCGTGCGCTTCCTCAGCACCGGCCGGCACAACGAGGACCGGGGCCTGGACCGCTTCCTCGGCTTCGCCTTCGGCGGCGCGAAGATGCTCGTCATCGCCTGGGTGGCCCTCAGCGCCATCACCTTCTTCGAGCAGCACGTCGTCGTGGCCGGCCGCCGCTTCGGCCTCTCCACGAAGGACTCGCTGTCCCTCCAGGCCGCCCGCCGCTTCAACCTCTTCGAGATGACGCAGTTCTCCCAGGTGGGAAACCTCGTCCGCCTGGCCAAGGCGTCCGGCA comes from Pyxidicoccus parkwaysis and encodes:
- the dnaK gene encoding molecular chaperone DnaK — encoded protein: MADEIAIGIDLGTSYSCVSVVQDGQPIVIPNEWGETTHASCVSFLEDGSVLVGNAAKKNIITSPEQTVYSAKRLIGRYYFSDEVKKAQAVMPYRIVEGDNNSVRIAVGARTYSLPEISALVLKEMKAVAETYLGREVTKAVITVPAYFNDNQRQATKDAGRIAGLEVLRILNEPTAAALAYGFGRDVNQRIVVYDLGGGTFDVSILEIGKDVFEVLATAGDTYLGGDDFDDRIMTWLADDFLAKTRLDVRQNKYCLQMLKEAAEKAKIDVGQTGHAEILCQGICQDAQGNIMDLRGTLNQDQFNRMVMDLVQRTFKVCDEALQSARLTAADIDAVILVGGPTRLPIIRNSVKHYFQKDPLEGINPDQVVAMGAALQSHALLDSKTETFLVDVTPLTLRIGTVGGYTEKIIDKNTPVPIDRSKTFTTSRDGQEKVKIRVYQGESNRADECEMLGEFEFSGFRIGYRGEVKIEVTFEINTDGLVNVSACDTETGQKTSTTITLSSGMTEADIQRSIQSNRDTRLAGHNNNDLPAVAQ
- a CDS encoding CvpA family protein, producing MVIDLIILGLVLFFALIGAITGASRQVANLVGLSAAYFASSRLGPVIGPRLAASLGSPIFLGIIAGSILVFIVVWLAVRYALGAVLVRFLSTGRHNEDRGLDRFLGFAFGGAKMLVIAWVALSAITFFEQHVVVAGRRFGLSTKDSLSLQAARRFNLFEMTQFSQVGNLVRLAKASGNPEAASRLQEDPAYKALRKDARFQRLLQDDALKQALSKGDTAALLRNDLVLQLIQDPDAAARLQAAVRAAERGD
- a CDS encoding class II glutamine amidotransferase; this translates as MSVVLAALTSDPNLLHCELHRLASQVLLQGEQRSNAVGVGAYAQDEVLLRRFAGDGEPTLDSLAPPHESEALLFHGARLPLGLSLEDNTQPFRARRWLFAHQGSVHGFERLRAGLMASLPEHLQRLVRGGTDSEVLFALFLRHLRDVGRTDDPRLEAALAGHLLADTAREVAKASADTGIARTSTLNLVATNGSLLVACRFGEAPLFYTRLEGSAECERCGLTAGTPETLPAVGAHRRRRTVVVASHLKRHAGWVELPQGTTLAVGPDLQVQHLHGS
- a CDS encoding ATP-binding protein; this encodes MSRGSMCTELLRVLQQFMSETAARLVLRGTLEPLRLSAESVGSAELPRVIEALEPATRHFVDPARRPQLAAQLRTLTTPTTPTTVAALFPTAAAPAAPKPSVTPPSGTPAGAAPAARASTGPEVRATTYLVRTEADASHARLAARMMCEAMGGRGYECQKVATAVSELARNQIAYAGGGTIQLTPEQTPRRLLRVRAEDQGRGIPELERVLSGNYRSKTGMGLGILGVKRLADRFDVRTGPSGTQVDFEVWL
- a CDS encoding STAS domain-containing protein, encoding MSALPKQDHLSVSPERIGRIIDVLSMISVGEFSPERTTIPIHEMDELAALEETLNVFVRELATTRKDHEEALNRLATSHRELEEKLSTIDRQREAIRDLSTPIIELWEDILTLPIVGVVDTQRSVEMTERLLHRIVQVKARCVIIDITGVEVVDTMTANHFIKMVNAARLLGAYCVVTGISPLIAQTLVQIGVDLREVKTLSSLKEGLRDCFLHLRKGSTGASGTQR
- a CDS encoding ATP-binding protein gives rise to the protein MKSDAAVAAALGRRFARQVGLTAPASAEVAVVVSELATNLVRHAGAGGTVELWCEGDYLFIRSRDRGPGMTDPSRLFMGRGEGRPGPLPGESLGEGGAAVMRLTDGVHVSNREGGGLEVVARKRVILENRRHR
- a CDS encoding STAS/SEC14 domain-containing protein, whose translation is MGAIWTLGPHKMWFEEPDTLRLVTVGVYDMKLLEESNAIANELKKLHPTLYLISDSRQGTGMSADVRKLLGEKPEMMPYAGSVMFGSSFAMRTMVNMMIRAGELMGRKADTEFAMVATEEDAKAWVAERRAKKAK
- a CDS encoding STAS domain-containing protein; translated protein: MSQPDFPGAPRPDRELSRIPIIPLWGNLIVPLQGDITDAQAAQLCSDVLRDIQRIGARGMVVDISGLWLVDSHLCAVLARLAASARLMGTRTVLCGMGADVALTLQSMGIQLEGVETALGLEEGLALLGVEVVGGSGADAEREASLALADEMLGLSSTPLPKTSV
- a CDS encoding DnaJ domain-containing protein, encoding MRAPIIGGGAPRPPPTLAVGQVAPPVAPSTQPQTRPGARPTVSLPALAPAGSAPRPPPPPAAAVTVPSVAPAVPGVAPVAARVPGIAPVVPPIAPSVAQRVPPPPPAAAMAPPPPPGAAKSHGLDAQQLTDLASRCAKLDQMDYFEVLLIEKSASPADIKKAFYRESRTYHPDRFFHVEDKELKERVHELYKRVTEAYYVLRDDTKRKKYLVDVTGSERAQKLRFTDASEAETKAAAKKEQEEQIGTHPKGRQFYAQAQKDSDAGNPSAAERNLKMALTYEPSNARYKERLAEVQKQLQDEAKNKGDSSFKIR
- a CDS encoding SpoIIE family protein phosphatase; this translates as MRLSVAHQSRPKLGEVRNGDMALVRTEGSHTLLVVVDALGHGTAAAEVAAEARRCLERMPLDGGVEPLMDAVHAALRNGRGAAIMMGLFDGKTLQCGGVGNVELRARGTRVPVVPTPGILGQSMRSLRTVSAVLAPGDRLVLFSDGLSFRLDLETARKLPPNEACMLLMERYARPSDDATVMVADVEN